A single Panthera uncia isolate 11264 chromosome E2 unlocalized genomic scaffold, Puncia_PCG_1.0 HiC_scaffold_19, whole genome shotgun sequence DNA region contains:
- the LIN7B gene encoding protein lin-7 homolog B isoform X1 — MEEKHIEIPGKQKQNQKLSRKGNGSTEHYLGSAGNNVSRAVELLERLQRSGELPPQKLQALQRVLQSRFCSAIREVYEQLYDTLDITGSAEIRAHATAKATVAAFTASEGHAHPRVVELPKTDEGLGFNIMGGKEQNSPIYISRVIPGGVADRHGGLKRGDQLLSVNGVSVEGEQHEKAVELLKAAQGSVKLVVRYTPRVLEEMEARFEKMRSARRRQQHQSYSSLESRG, encoded by the exons ATGGAAGAAAAGCACATAGAAatcccaggaaaacaaaaacaaaaccagaagctgtccaggaaaggaaatggaagcacagaaCACTACTTGGGCTCGGCAGGAAATA aCGTGTCCCGGGCGGTGGAGCTCCTCGAGAGGCTCCAGCGCAGCGGGGAGCTGCCCCCGCAGAAGCTGCAGGCCCTCCAGCGAGTCTTGCAGAGCCGCTTCTGTTCTGCCATCCGGGAG GTGTACGAGCAGCTCTATGACACGCTGGACATCACCGGCAGTGCTGAAATCCGGGCCCACGCCACGGCCAAG GCCACGGTGGCTGCCTTCACAGCCAGTGAGGGCCATGCACATCCCAGGGTAGTGGAGCTGCCCAAGACAGATGAGGGCCTGGGCTTCAACATCATGGGGGGCAAGGAGCAGAACTCCCCCATCTATATCTCCCGTGTCATCCCTGGAGGCGTGGCTGACCGCCACGGAGGCCTCAAGCGTGGCGACCAGCTGCTGTCCGTGAATGGCGTG AGTGTTGAGGGTGAGCAGCACGAGAAGGCAGTGGAGCTGCTGAAGGCAGCCCAGGGCTCGGTGAAGCTGGTGGTGCGTTACACGCCTCGCGTGCTGGAGGAGATGGAGGCCCGCTTCGAGAAGATGCGCTCTGCTCGCCGGCGCCAGCAGCACCAGAGCTACTC GTCCTTGGAGTCTCGAGGCTGA
- the LIN7B gene encoding protein lin-7 homolog B isoform X2: protein MAALVEPLGLERDVSRAVELLERLQRSGELPPQKLQALQRVLQSRFCSAIREVYEQLYDTLDITGSAEIRAHATAKATVAAFTASEGHAHPRVVELPKTDEGLGFNIMGGKEQNSPIYISRVIPGGVADRHGGLKRGDQLLSVNGVSVEGEQHEKAVELLKAAQGSVKLVVRYTPRVLEEMEARFEKMRSARRRQQHQSYSSLESRG, encoded by the exons ATGGCTGCTCTGGTGGAGCCGCTGGGGCTGGAGCGGG aCGTGTCCCGGGCGGTGGAGCTCCTCGAGAGGCTCCAGCGCAGCGGGGAGCTGCCCCCGCAGAAGCTGCAGGCCCTCCAGCGAGTCTTGCAGAGCCGCTTCTGTTCTGCCATCCGGGAG GTGTACGAGCAGCTCTATGACACGCTGGACATCACCGGCAGTGCTGAAATCCGGGCCCACGCCACGGCCAAG GCCACGGTGGCTGCCTTCACAGCCAGTGAGGGCCATGCACATCCCAGGGTAGTGGAGCTGCCCAAGACAGATGAGGGCCTGGGCTTCAACATCATGGGGGGCAAGGAGCAGAACTCCCCCATCTATATCTCCCGTGTCATCCCTGGAGGCGTGGCTGACCGCCACGGAGGCCTCAAGCGTGGCGACCAGCTGCTGTCCGTGAATGGCGTG AGTGTTGAGGGTGAGCAGCACGAGAAGGCAGTGGAGCTGCTGAAGGCAGCCCAGGGCTCGGTGAAGCTGGTGGTGCGTTACACGCCTCGCGTGCTGGAGGAGATGGAGGCCCGCTTCGAGAAGATGCGCTCTGCTCGCCGGCGCCAGCAGCACCAGAGCTACTC GTCCTTGGAGTCTCGAGGCTGA